The following proteins come from a genomic window of Acinonyx jubatus isolate Ajub_Pintada_27869175 chromosome C1, VMU_Ajub_asm_v1.0, whole genome shotgun sequence:
- the GPX7 gene encoding glutathione peroxidase 7 isoform X1 has protein sequence MVGALVLAWLLLSAAACAQREQDFYDFKAVNIRGKLVSLEKYRGSVSLVVNVASECGFTDQHYRALQQLQRDLGPHHFNVLAFPCNQFGQQEPDSNKEIESFARRTYGVSFPMFSKVAVTGTGAHPAFKYLIQTSGKEPTWNFWKYLVAPDGKVVGAWDPTVSVEEIRPQITALVRKLILKKREDL, from the exons ATGGTGGGTGCACTGGTGTTGGCGTGGCTGCTCCTATCGGCCGCGGCCTGCGCGCAGCGGGAGCAGGACTTCTACGACTTCAAGGCGGTCAACATCCGGGGCAAGTTGGTGTCGCTGGAGAAGTACCGCGGTTCG gtgtccctggtagTGAATGTGGCTAGCGAGTGTGGCTTCACAGACCAGCACTACAGAGCCTTGCAGCAGCTGCAGCGGGACCTGGGGCCCCATCACTTCAATGTGCTTGCCTTCCCCTGCAACCAGTTTGGCCAGCAGGAGCCCGATAGCAACAAGGAGATCGAGAGCTTCGCCCGCCGCACCTATGGTGTCTCTTTCCCCATGTTTAGCAAGGTCGCAGTTACTGGCACTGGTGCCCACCCTGCCTTCAAGTACCTGATCC aGACTTCTGGGAAGGAGCCCACCTGGAACTTCTGGAAGTACCTAGTGGCCCCAGATGGAAAGGTAGTAGGGGCTTGGGACCCAACTGTGTCGGTGGAGGAAATCAGGCCCCAGATCACAGCACTCGTGAGGAAGCTCATCCTGAAGAAGCGAGAAGACTTATAA
- the GPX7 gene encoding glutathione peroxidase 7 isoform X2, producing MLNKLSHPGAPTLPPDVSLVVNVASECGFTDQHYRALQQLQRDLGPHHFNVLAFPCNQFGQQEPDSNKEIESFARRTYGVSFPMFSKVAVTGTGAHPAFKYLIQTSGKEPTWNFWKYLVAPDGKVVGAWDPTVSVEEIRPQITALVRKLILKKREDL from the exons atgcttaacaaactgagccacccaggtgcccccacattacCTCCTGAT gtgtccctggtagTGAATGTGGCTAGCGAGTGTGGCTTCACAGACCAGCACTACAGAGCCTTGCAGCAGCTGCAGCGGGACCTGGGGCCCCATCACTTCAATGTGCTTGCCTTCCCCTGCAACCAGTTTGGCCAGCAGGAGCCCGATAGCAACAAGGAGATCGAGAGCTTCGCCCGCCGCACCTATGGTGTCTCTTTCCCCATGTTTAGCAAGGTCGCAGTTACTGGCACTGGTGCCCACCCTGCCTTCAAGTACCTGATCC aGACTTCTGGGAAGGAGCCCACCTGGAACTTCTGGAAGTACCTAGTGGCCCCAGATGGAAAGGTAGTAGGGGCTTGGGACCCAACTGTGTCGGTGGAGGAAATCAGGCCCCAGATCACAGCACTCGTGAGGAAGCTCATCCTGAAGAAGCGAGAAGACTTATAA